From Nguyenibacter vanlangensis, one genomic window encodes:
- a CDS encoding AraC family transcriptional regulator gives MDELSRLRDAVDTCFACHGNASPLYTAIDGLILLRSAAERNPAHILHKPALCIVVQGAKWTSFGALRLEYRTGQAMVVSVEMPGASQVVEGGEGAPYLSVVIELDRAIMREVFERMEAPPVPDDRAGAFVLDLDDALVGCAARAVGLLREPQAIPILYPAVMREICYRLLAGPHGAVLSRLVVGVDRDRRLVEAIHALREKFDRVLRVDDLAAAAGLSPTAFHRQFKALTAMTPMQFQKQIRLMEARRLLLSGGMSAEAAAFAVGYASPSQFSREYRRMFGLPPARDALRLSDPPGAAA, from the coding sequence ATGGATGAACTCTCTCGATTACGTGACGCCGTCGACACATGTTTCGCGTGCCACGGCAATGCCAGTCCGCTTTACACCGCGATCGATGGCCTGATCCTGCTGCGGTCGGCGGCCGAGCGGAATCCGGCGCATATCCTGCACAAACCCGCGCTGTGCATTGTGGTGCAGGGCGCGAAATGGACCAGTTTCGGCGCGCTTCGGCTGGAGTACCGGACGGGCCAGGCCATGGTCGTCAGCGTCGAGATGCCGGGGGCGAGCCAGGTGGTCGAGGGCGGAGAGGGCGCGCCCTATCTGAGCGTCGTGATCGAGCTGGACCGGGCGATCATGCGCGAGGTCTTCGAGCGCATGGAGGCGCCGCCCGTGCCGGACGACCGCGCGGGGGCCTTCGTCCTGGATCTGGACGACGCGCTTGTGGGGTGTGCGGCGCGGGCGGTCGGATTGCTGCGCGAGCCGCAGGCGATTCCCATCCTCTATCCGGCGGTGATGCGCGAAATCTGCTATCGCCTGCTGGCCGGGCCGCATGGTGCGGTGCTGTCGCGCCTGGTGGTCGGGGTCGATCGCGATCGCCGCCTGGTCGAGGCGATCCATGCGCTGAGGGAGAAATTCGACCGGGTGCTGCGCGTCGACGACCTGGCGGCGGCGGCAGGGCTGAGCCCGACCGCGTTTCATCGCCAGTTCAAGGCCCTGACCGCGATGACGCCGATGCAGTTCCAGAAACAGATCCGGCTGATGGAGGCGCGCAGGCTGCTGCTGTCGGGCGGCATGTCGGCGGAGGCGGCGGCCTTTGCGGTCGGCTATGCCAGCCCGTCGCAATTCAGCCGCGAATATCGCCGGATGTTCGGATTGCCGCCCGCCCGGGACGCGTTGCGGCTTTCTGACCCGCCCGGCGCGGCGGCGTGA
- a CDS encoding GNAT family N-acetyltransferase has protein sequence MMPSSPKLDYPLPSGYVFRAGVPDAATYCRLRRISGLTPRSVLAAQAGLPNTLYGVHVQHGSDVVGMGRMIGDASLFIHVVDIAVDPAHRGQGIGSAIIGAIMHHIRATIPAETYVSLMANGEAWQLYERFGFSSVMPDARGMAQWIHKQ, from the coding sequence ATGATGCCGTCCAGCCCGAAGCTCGATTATCCTTTACCTTCTGGATACGTATTTCGTGCGGGTGTTCCCGACGCAGCGACTTATTGCCGCCTCCGTAGAATAAGCGGTCTGACACCGCGCAGTGTGCTGGCCGCACAGGCAGGGCTTCCCAATACGCTCTACGGGGTGCATGTCCAACATGGCTCTGACGTCGTCGGGATGGGACGGATGATCGGCGACGCTTCGCTATTTATCCATGTCGTAGACATCGCTGTCGATCCCGCGCATCGCGGGCAGGGAATCGGGTCTGCGATCATCGGCGCCATCATGCACCATATACGGGCCACCATTCCTGCCGAAACATATGTGAGCCTGATGGCAAATGGAGAAGCCTGGCAGCTCTACGAGCGATTCGGTTTTTCAAGTGTCATGCCGGATGCGCGGGGAATGGCACAATGGATCCACAAGCAATGA
- a CDS encoding DUF2171 domain-containing protein: MTQWFQLHSGMKIVGADNAPVGEVQEAEGGARLRLTGTDGAAHYLPLSMADAVQGEVIRLNCAASEAIAHFDTELPAGEDTT, from the coding sequence ATGACACAATGGTTCCAGTTGCATTCCGGCATGAAGATCGTCGGGGCGGACAATGCGCCGGTTGGCGAGGTCCAGGAGGCAGAAGGGGGGGCGCGGCTGCGCCTGACCGGCACGGACGGGGCGGCGCATTACCTGCCCTTGTCGATGGCCGACGCGGTGCAGGGCGAGGTGATCCGGCTGAATTGCGCGGCATCGGAGGCGATCGCCCATTTCGACACCGAACTGCCGGCCGGCGAGGATACGACATAG
- a CDS encoding pepsin/retropepsin-like aspartic protease family protein: MSQARGRRLSPPLAFLALSCLCHPSAAQAQDSETLGAETVPRRCVAHVISVPLVSGWGSPAVPVTINGTQGVAFLGLTQENIGVFQRPGMTYPMGRKLDVQTIAGGGHSYLTTIDSLALGRGRAGKVRGIMLGSIGDRRLDGRPVLAVLGYDILGNYDVLLDFPGQSLTLFRETGAPNCPALTRLAGAHAYQAPLLPNREGMDTMVQVAIGGVPVGMELEPGSNASILRTADATDTGVTPSMLDDDPRSRTDAGPAIIGRRHAFARYVLGGYRGTGLLADVTPATTNILGMNFFRGRRVLFAFPTRMLYFSDPQPPPPGMPADGGFSPAQSRLAETTVQDRPAPP, from the coding sequence TCCTGTCTCTGCCACCCGTCCGCCGCCCAAGCCCAGGACTCCGAAACCTTGGGCGCCGAAACCGTGCCCCGACGCTGCGTCGCCCACGTCATTTCGGTGCCGCTGGTCAGCGGCTGGGGCAGCCCGGCGGTGCCGGTCACCATCAACGGCACGCAGGGCGTCGCCTTCCTCGGCCTGACCCAGGAAAATATCGGCGTCTTCCAGCGTCCCGGCATGACCTATCCGATGGGCCGCAAGCTGGACGTCCAGACCATCGCCGGGGGCGGCCACAGCTACCTCACCACGATCGACAGCCTGGCGCTGGGGCGCGGCCGGGCCGGCAAGGTGCGCGGCATCATGCTCGGCTCGATCGGCGACCGCCGGCTGGACGGCCGGCCCGTGCTGGCCGTGCTGGGCTACGACATCCTCGGCAATTACGACGTGCTGCTCGATTTCCCCGGGCAAAGCCTGACCCTGTTCAGGGAAACCGGCGCGCCGAACTGCCCCGCTCTCACCCGCCTGGCCGGCGCCCACGCCTATCAGGCGCCCCTCCTGCCGAACCGCGAAGGCATGGACACGATGGTGCAGGTCGCCATCGGCGGCGTGCCGGTCGGCATGGAACTCGAACCGGGCTCCAACGCCTCGATCCTCCGCACCGCGGACGCCACCGATACCGGCGTGACCCCATCCATGCTGGATGACGACCCCCGCTCGCGCACCGATGCCGGCCCGGCCATCATCGGCCGCCGCCACGCCTTCGCCCGCTACGTGCTGGGCGGCTATCGCGGCACCGGGCTGCTCGCCGACGTCACCCCCGCGACCACCAACATCCTGGGCATGAATTTCTTCCGCGGCCGGCGCGTCCTCTTCGCGTTTCCCACCCGCATGCTCTATTTCTCCGACCCCCAGCCCCCGCCGCCGGGCATGCCGGCGGATGGCGGCTTCAGCCCAGCCCAGTCCCGCCTGGCCGAAACCACGGTCCAGGACCGGCCCGCCCCGCCCTGA
- the eutC gene encoding ethanolamine ammonia-lyase subunit EutC, with translation MPVGDPWDALRRLTPARIGQARSGDTVAVGEVLAFQLAHARARAAVWAPLREDKLGLGADALRVRSQADERGVFIRRPDLGRRLAPDSAAALVRGDHDVVFVIADGLSAIAAERQAPAVLSAARRLLAGWRIAPVVVAHNARVALGDEIGHRLGARCVVMMIGERPGLSIAESLSLYMTWAPRPGRVDSERNCISNIHSQGGLPAREAAAKLAWLLNGARALGASGIGLKEDMPGRGLLEG, from the coding sequence ATGCCGGTTGGGGACCCGTGGGATGCGCTGCGGCGCCTGACGCCCGCGCGGATCGGCCAGGCCCGCAGCGGGGATACCGTTGCGGTGGGCGAGGTGCTGGCGTTTCAACTGGCGCATGCGCGGGCGCGGGCGGCCGTGTGGGCGCCGTTGCGGGAAGACAAGCTGGGCCTGGGGGCGGATGCGCTGCGCGTGCGCAGCCAGGCGGACGAGCGGGGCGTGTTCATCCGGCGGCCCGATCTGGGGCGGCGGCTGGCGCCGGACAGTGCCGCGGCGCTGGTGCGCGGGGATCATGACGTCGTCTTCGTGATCGCGGATGGGCTGTCGGCGATCGCGGCGGAGCGGCAGGCGCCGGCGGTGCTGTCGGCGGCGCGGCGCCTTCTGGCGGGGTGGCGGATCGCGCCGGTGGTGGTGGCGCATAACGCCCGGGTCGCGCTGGGCGACGAGATCGGGCACCGCCTGGGGGCCCGGTGCGTGGTGATGATGATCGGCGAGCGGCCGGGGCTGAGCATCGCGGAATCGCTGAGCCTGTACATGACCTGGGCCCCCCGTCCCGGGCGGGTGGATTCCGAGCGCAACTGCATTTCCAACATCCATTCCCAGGGCGGATTGCCGGCGCGGGAGGCGGCGGCCAAGCTGGCCTGGCTGCTGAACGGCGCGCGGGCGCTGGGGGCGAGCGGGATCGGGCTGAAGGAGGATATGCCCGGGCGGGGCCTTCTGGAGGGGTGA
- a CDS encoding alpha-hydroxy acid oxidase, producing the protein MTSSSRTSSSRARMAQRGKRGAGGDRRGVERGCDGRDAWRYQNLHDYAPVARRRLPRALYAYVAGAAGDGRALEANRAAFARWCLIPHVLRGVAGRRADATILGRAYAMPVGISAFGAAGVIRHDADRAMARAARAAGVPYQLSANSITPMEEVIADNPDAWFAAYLPGDASAIARMVARVARAGFGTLVVTVDLPVAARREDEARAGYAMPLRPSARLGLDMLVHPRWVLGQMGRTLLKRGVPHIENIAPGRGPSIFARDVGAVGGAADFNWDSVRAIRRLWGGKLVLKGILAATDALHARDIGVDGIIVSNHGARLSDTVIAPLEALPAIRAACPDMTILLDGGVRRAGDAITAIALGADGVMIGRPFFFATILGGQAGLAHAIGLVAGELDREMAFLGLLDLKESRDGRLYRRM; encoded by the coding sequence ATGACATCATCGAGCCGGACATCATCGAGCCGGGCGCGCATGGCGCAGCGCGGGAAGCGTGGCGCAGGCGGCGACCGGCGGGGCGTTGAGCGGGGATGCGATGGTCGGGATGCATGGCGCTATCAGAACCTGCACGACTATGCGCCGGTGGCGCGGCGCCGGCTGCCGCGGGCGCTTTATGCCTATGTCGCCGGGGCGGCGGGGGATGGGCGGGCGCTGGAGGCGAACCGGGCGGCCTTCGCCCGCTGGTGCCTGATCCCGCATGTGCTGCGCGGCGTGGCCGGGCGGCGCGCGGATGCGACGATCCTGGGCAGGGCCTATGCCATGCCGGTGGGGATTTCGGCGTTCGGCGCCGCCGGGGTGATCCGGCATGACGCGGATCGCGCCATGGCGCGCGCGGCGCGCGCGGCCGGCGTGCCGTATCAACTGAGCGCCAATTCGATCACGCCGATGGAAGAGGTGATCGCGGATAATCCGGATGCGTGGTTCGCGGCCTATCTGCCCGGCGATGCATCGGCGATCGCGCGGATGGTGGCGCGCGTGGCGCGGGCGGGATTCGGGACCCTGGTGGTGACCGTCGACCTGCCGGTCGCGGCGCGGCGGGAGGACGAGGCCCGCGCGGGCTATGCGATGCCGCTGCGGCCCTCGGCGCGGCTGGGGCTGGATATGCTGGTCCATCCGCGCTGGGTGCTGGGGCAGATGGGGCGGACGCTGCTGAAGCGGGGCGTGCCGCATATCGAGAATATCGCGCCGGGGCGCGGACCGTCGATCTTTGCCCGCGATGTCGGGGCGGTGGGCGGGGCCGCGGATTTCAACTGGGATTCGGTCCGGGCCATCCGCCGCCTGTGGGGCGGCAAGCTGGTGCTGAAAGGGATTCTGGCGGCCACGGATGCGCTGCATGCGCGGGATATCGGGGTGGACGGGATTATCGTGTCCAACCATGGCGCGCGGCTGTCGGATACGGTCATCGCGCCACTGGAGGCGCTGCCGGCCATCCGCGCCGCGTGCCCGGACATGACGATCCTGCTGGATGGCGGGGTGCGCCGGGCGGGAGACGCGATCACGGCGATCGCGCTGGGGGCGGATGGGGTGATGATCGGGCGCCCGTTCTTCTTCGCCACCATCCTGGGGGGACAGGCGGGACTGGCGCATGCGATCGGGCTGGTGGCCGGGGAACTGGACCGGGAGATGGCGTTTCTGGGGCTGCTGGACCTGAAAGAGAGTCGCGACGGACGGCTGTATCGGCGTATGTAG
- a CDS encoding isochorismatase family protein → MTTALLIIDVQRAILTGLAHADRQPSIDARLDAVSARLGRMKRAAEASGVPVILVQHDGDTGHRLEYGTTDWLFRDEITPRHDTVVVHKRSCDSFHDTDLSERLAELGINHLVIGGCMTQFCVDTTTRRATSMGFDVTLLSDGHTTADFGSLTVEQIVDHHNCLLSGFNAGSKAVRVVPSEAACFLTT, encoded by the coding sequence ATGACGACAGCCCTTCTCATCATCGACGTACAGCGGGCGATCCTGACGGGGCTGGCGCATGCGGATCGGCAACCGTCCATTGATGCCCGGCTCGACGCCGTCTCGGCCCGATTGGGTCGGATGAAACGTGCAGCCGAAGCATCGGGCGTGCCCGTCATCCTTGTTCAGCATGACGGAGATACCGGACACCGTTTGGAATACGGAACGACAGACTGGTTGTTCCGCGACGAAATTACGCCTCGTCATGATACGGTCGTCGTCCACAAGCGTAGCTGCGACTCTTTCCACGACACTGACCTGAGCGAGCGCCTGGCAGAGCTTGGCATCAATCACCTGGTGATCGGTGGCTGTATGACCCAATTCTGCGTCGACACCACCACTCGGCGGGCGACTTCGATGGGTTTCGATGTGACGTTACTCAGTGATGGTCATACCACCGCCGATTTCGGCTCACTCACTGTCGAGCAGATCGTCGACCACCACAACTGCTTATTGTCGGGGTTTAATGCGGGATCAAAAGCCGTTCGGGTGGTGCCGTCGGAAGCAGCTTGCTTTCTCACGACGTGA
- a CDS encoding SDR family oxidoreductase, whose protein sequence is MYAITGATGQLGRLVIDTLLKTIPAGRIVAAARNPAKARDLAERGVIVREADYTRPDTLRTALAGVDKLLLISSTEVSGRVPLHGAVIEAARQAGVSLLAYTSMLHAGTSPARLAIEHRQTEEAISASGLPAVILRNGWYIENHLMALPVALEHGAFVGAAGDGRFSSAARADYAAAAAVALTAEDQAGRTYELAGDGAFTMAELAAEVSRQSGKAVAYNDLSAEAYAGMLAGAGLPGDLAALLADADVAASRGALFDDGGALSRLIGRPTASLESRVAAALRG, encoded by the coding sequence ATGTACGCAATCACCGGAGCGACGGGGCAGCTTGGCCGCCTCGTCATCGATACGCTGCTGAAGACCATCCCGGCGGGCCGCATCGTCGCCGCGGCGCGCAATCCGGCCAAGGCGCGTGACCTTGCCGAGCGCGGCGTGATCGTGCGCGAGGCGGACTATACCCGTCCCGACACGCTGCGCACGGCGCTGGCCGGCGTCGACAAGCTGCTGCTGATTTCCTCGACTGAAGTCAGCGGCCGCGTGCCGCTGCATGGCGCGGTGATCGAGGCGGCGCGCCAGGCCGGGGTTTCGCTGCTTGCCTATACGAGCATGCTGCATGCCGGCACGTCGCCCGCCCGCCTTGCGATCGAACACCGGCAGACGGAAGAGGCCATATCCGCGTCGGGCCTGCCTGCCGTGATCCTGCGCAATGGCTGGTATATCGAGAATCATCTGATGGCGCTGCCCGTGGCGCTGGAGCATGGGGCCTTCGTCGGCGCCGCCGGGGATGGGCGCTTTTCCTCGGCGGCGCGCGCCGACTATGCGGCAGCCGCGGCCGTGGCGCTGACCGCGGAGGATCAGGCGGGCCGGACGTATGAACTCGCCGGCGACGGGGCCTTCACGATGGCCGAACTCGCGGCGGAGGTGTCGCGCCAGTCGGGCAAGGCCGTGGCCTATAACGATCTGTCCGCCGAGGCCTATGCGGGCATGCTGGCGGGCGCGGGGCTTCCGGGCGACCTGGCCGCGCTGCTGGCCGACGCCGATGTCGCCGCCTCGCGCGGTGCCCTGTTCGATGATGGCGGCGCCCTGTCGCGGCTGATCGGCCGCCCGACGGCCTCGCTGGAAAGCCGCGTCGCGGCCGCGCTGCGCGGTTGA
- a CDS encoding N-acetylmuramic acid 6-phosphate etherase, with amino-acid sequence MNDISDAAGIGGTEGQDPRFAEIDLWPTASILEALAEAQMSAVAMVRAAIPELERVIAAALPRLRAGGRLFYVGAGTSGRIGMQDGVELTPTFGWAPERLVLLLAGGTGALFQAAEGAEDDEDAARRDILAHRPGGDDVVLGVAASGNTPYTAAALRAARAAGSLTVGMSCNAEGRLLREAELGIGIVTGAEVIAGSTRLKAGTAQKAALNLLSTTLMVRLGHAYRGQMVDMRVVNAKLRRRAARMVRTLAGGTDDEIRQALDAAGGNVKRAVLIRHGMTLEAAEAGLARHGGDLRATLDAMGGAMGDARGAATTGQ; translated from the coding sequence ATGAACGACATCAGCGACGCGGCCGGCATTGGCGGGACGGAAGGGCAGGATCCGCGCTTTGCGGAGATCGATCTGTGGCCGACCGCGTCGATCCTGGAGGCGCTGGCCGAGGCGCAGATGAGCGCCGTTGCCATGGTGCGGGCGGCGATCCCCGAACTGGAGCGCGTTATTGCCGCGGCCCTGCCCCGGCTGCGCGCGGGTGGCCGGCTGTTCTATGTCGGGGCCGGCACGTCGGGGCGGATCGGCATGCAGGACGGGGTGGAGCTGACCCCGACCTTCGGCTGGGCGCCGGAGCGGCTGGTGCTGCTGCTGGCCGGGGGGACCGGGGCGCTGTTCCAGGCGGCCGAGGGCGCCGAGGATGACGAGGACGCCGCGCGGCGCGACATCCTGGCCCATCGGCCCGGCGGCGACGACGTGGTGCTGGGCGTCGCGGCCAGCGGCAATACGCCCTATACCGCCGCGGCGCTGCGTGCCGCGCGGGCGGCCGGCAGCCTGACGGTGGGCATGAGCTGCAATGCCGAGGGGCGGCTGCTGCGCGAGGCCGAGCTGGGGATCGGGATCGTGACCGGTGCGGAGGTCATTGCCGGTTCGACCCGGCTGAAGGCCGGGACCGCGCAGAAGGCGGCGCTGAATTTGCTTTCGACCACGCTGATGGTCCGGCTGGGCCATGCCTATCGCGGGCAGATGGTGGATATGCGGGTGGTGAACGCGAAATTGCGGCGGCGGGCCGCGCGCATGGTCCGGACCCTGGCGGGCGGGACGGATGACGAGATCCGCCAGGCGCTGGACGCCGCCGGCGGCAATGTCAAGCGCGCGGTGCTGATCCGGCACGGCATGACGCTGGAGGCGGCCGAAGCCGGCCTGGCCCGGCATGGCGGCGACCTGCGTGCGACGCTGGATGCGATGGGGGGTGCGATGGGAGATGCGCGGGGGGCCGCGACGACGGGTCAGTAG
- a CDS encoding ethanolamine ammonia-lyase subunit EutB: protein MGYRSILAGEQYRFADLRHVLACASPLRSGDELAGVAAADPVERIAARYALADIPLADFLRDALVPYEQDEVTRLIQDGHDAAAFAPVAHMTVGQLRDWLLSHAADHAAIGALGPGLTPEMVAATSKLMRNQDLIAVGRKMRVVTAFRNTQGLPGRLGSRLQPNHPTDDPRGIAASLLDGLLLGAGDAVIGINPAGDNVATGIVLLDMLEAMRTRHDIPAQSCVLTHVTNTIRMIEQGAPVDLVFQSVAGTQAANTGFGVSLSLLAEAREAALSLRRGTVGQNVMYFETGQGAALSAEAHHGMDQQTAEVRAYAVARAFAPLLVNTVVGFIGPEYLYDGKQIIRAGLEDHFCGKLMGLPMGCDVCYTNHAEADQDDMDSLMVLLTAAGVNFLIAVPGGDDVMLSYQSLSYHDMATLRSSFGLRAAPEFEAWLERMELVDAHGRVRLDAPRQLGRLVAPDLPA from the coding sequence ATGGGGTATCGGAGCATCCTGGCGGGCGAGCAGTATCGGTTTGCCGATCTGCGCCATGTGCTGGCCTGTGCGTCGCCGCTGCGCTCGGGCGATGAGCTGGCGGGGGTTGCGGCGGCCGATCCGGTGGAGCGGATCGCCGCGCGTTATGCGCTGGCGGATATTCCCCTGGCCGATTTCCTGCGGGATGCGCTGGTGCCGTACGAGCAGGACGAGGTGACGCGGCTGATCCAGGACGGCCATGACGCGGCGGCGTTCGCGCCCGTCGCGCACATGACGGTGGGGCAGTTGCGCGACTGGCTGCTGTCGCACGCGGCGGACCATGCGGCGATCGGCGCGCTGGGGCCCGGCCTGACGCCCGAGATGGTCGCGGCGACCAGCAAGCTGATGCGCAACCAGGATTTGATCGCGGTGGGGCGCAAGATGCGGGTGGTGACGGCGTTCCGCAACACGCAGGGCCTGCCGGGGCGGCTGGGCAGCCGGTTGCAGCCCAACCATCCGACCGACGATCCGCGGGGGATCGCGGCGTCGCTGCTGGACGGGCTGCTGCTGGGCGCCGGGGACGCGGTGATCGGGATCAATCCGGCCGGCGACAATGTCGCGACCGGGATCGTCCTGCTGGACATGCTGGAGGCGATGCGCACGCGCCATGACATTCCGGCGCAGAGCTGCGTGCTGACGCATGTCACCAATACCATCCGGATGATCGAGCAGGGGGCGCCGGTCGACCTGGTGTTTCAGTCCGTGGCGGGGACGCAGGCCGCCAATACGGGATTCGGCGTTTCGCTGTCGCTGCTGGCCGAGGCGCGGGAGGCGGCGCTGTCGCTGCGGCGCGGGACGGTGGGACAGAACGTGATGTATTTCGAGACCGGCCAGGGAGCGGCGCTGTCGGCCGAGGCGCATCACGGCATGGACCAGCAGACCGCCGAGGTGCGGGCCTATGCCGTGGCGCGGGCGTTCGCGCCGCTGCTGGTCAATACGGTGGTCGGGTTTATCGGGCCGGAATATCTGTATGACGGCAAGCAGATCATCCGGGCGGGGCTGGAGGATCATTTCTGCGGCAAGCTGATGGGCCTGCCGATGGGGTGCGACGTCTGCTACACCAACCATGCCGAGGCGGACCAGGACGACATGGACAGCCTGATGGTGCTGCTGACCGCCGCGGGGGTGAATTTCCTGATCGCCGTGCCGGGCGGCGACGACGTGATGCTGAGCTACCAGAGCCTGTCGTACCATGACATGGCGACCCTGCGGTCCAGTTTCGGCCTGCGGGCGGCGCCGGAGTTCGAGGCATGGCTGGAGCGGATGGAACTGGTGGATGCGCACGGCCGGGTGCGGCTGGACGCGCCGCGCCAACTGGGGCGGCTGGTCGCGCCGGACCTGCCGGCCTGA
- a CDS encoding YitT family protein, whose translation MPRTQADTASPLRHSLFEDAYALVIGCSLIVLGLACLHRAGLVTGGVAGVALLLSYVVKLPAGLLFTLINIPFLAFACRTMGGAFALKTLIVSFSVTLFALVFPHLMTLGAINPFWAAFFGGTAIGMGILSLARHQAGVGGTGVITLWLYKTRGWNAGKSQLAIDAGILALSLLVIDVRHVLLSAVSAVAISGVVATFHRPGRYTGY comes from the coding sequence ATGCCCCGAACCCAGGCCGACACCGCCTCGCCCCTGCGCCATTCGCTGTTCGAAGACGCCTATGCCCTCGTCATCGGCTGTTCGCTGATCGTGCTCGGCCTGGCCTGCCTGCACCGGGCCGGACTGGTCACCGGCGGGGTCGCCGGGGTGGCGCTGCTGCTGTCCTACGTCGTGAAGCTGCCGGCCGGCCTGCTCTTCACGCTGATCAATATTCCCTTCCTCGCCTTCGCCTGCCGGACCATGGGCGGCGCGTTCGCGCTCAAGACGCTGATCGTCAGCTTCTCGGTCACCCTCTTCGCCCTGGTCTTCCCGCATCTGATGACGTTAGGCGCCATCAACCCGTTCTGGGCGGCCTTCTTCGGCGGAACGGCGATCGGCATGGGCATCCTGTCCCTGGCCCGGCACCAGGCCGGGGTCGGGGGCACGGGCGTCATCACGCTGTGGCTGTACAAGACGCGCGGCTGGAACGCCGGCAAAAGCCAGTTGGCCATCGATGCCGGCATCCTGGCCCTCTCGCTCCTGGTCATCGATGTCCGCCACGTCCTGCTCTCGGCCGTCAGCGCGGTGGCGATCAGCGGCGTGGTCGCCACCTTCCACCGCCCGGGCCGCTATACCGGCTACTGA
- a CDS encoding helix-turn-helix domain-containing protein has translation MALLSGLWTPELLWSLSNGPRRFSELRRDIPAISAKVLTSRLRDLEHRGVLGRSVMPTSPPTVEYDLTPLGQELLPAIKAIVDVGSRLLLRDLAIPSPQAVDAPGPGHLDPEHLDPGHLDPGHLEQ, from the coding sequence ATGGCTCTGCTCAGCGGCCTCTGGACGCCCGAACTGCTCTGGTCCCTCAGCAACGGCCCGCGACGGTTTTCGGAATTGCGCCGCGATATCCCGGCCATTTCGGCGAAGGTGCTGACCAGCAGGCTGCGCGATCTGGAGCATCGCGGCGTTCTCGGCCGCAGCGTGATGCCGACATCGCCACCGACGGTGGAGTATGATCTGACCCCATTGGGGCAGGAACTGCTCCCCGCGATCAAGGCGATCGTGGATGTCGGGTCGCGCCTGCTGCTCCGGGACCTCGCGATCCCATCACCGCAGGCGGTGGACGCGCCGGGGCCAGGGCATCTTGACCCAGAGCATCTTGACCCGGGGCATCTTGACCCGGGACATCTTGAACAGTGA
- a CDS encoding prohibitin family protein, with protein sequence MHFRYDGANPRTIARYGALAVGALVVLSLLFGTGYTIDQKNVGVVSRFGAFSRTAGPGLHFKLPWVESVVEYSTATQQVAIQKSEVFTADNQGVNVTMLVQFNVPDGDVQNLYEHVPFYEQRIYTLANDRMKSAFGRRQVSDVPSARSLIESEIKADVAAQALKLYGIEVSEVQITDLDYTEAFRHAIDMMTRAKAEVTRSEQLRQQAVIDAERQQIAAQANANAAVAAAEGEARSIRAKSEAEAAATRVKGEAEADAIRAQAAALGASPNYVTYTQARRWDGRLPATILGSQPVPMMTMPVMGPMNGH encoded by the coding sequence ATGCATTTTCGGTATGACGGGGCCAATCCCCGGACGATCGCCCGTTATGGCGCCCTGGCCGTCGGGGCGCTGGTCGTGTTGTCGCTGCTGTTCGGCACCGGATACACGATCGACCAGAAGAATGTCGGCGTGGTATCGCGCTTCGGCGCGTTTTCGCGCACGGCGGGGCCGGGGCTGCATTTCAAGCTGCCTTGGGTGGAAAGCGTGGTGGAATACAGCACCGCCACCCAGCAGGTCGCCATCCAGAAATCCGAAGTCTTTACCGCCGACAACCAGGGCGTGAACGTGACGATGCTGGTGCAGTTCAACGTTCCCGACGGGGATGTGCAGAACCTGTACGAGCATGTGCCGTTCTATGAACAGCGGATCTATACGCTGGCCAACGACCGGATGAAGTCGGCCTTCGGCCGGCGGCAGGTTTCGGACGTACCCAGCGCGCGCAGCCTGATCGAGAGCGAGATCAAGGCCGATGTGGCCGCGCAGGCGCTGAAGCTGTACGGCATCGAGGTTTCGGAAGTTCAGATTACCGACCTGGATTATACCGAGGCGTTCCGCCACGCCATCGACATGATGACCCGGGCGAAGGCCGAGGTGACGCGGTCGGAACAATTGCGCCAGCAGGCGGTGATCGACGCTGAGCGCCAGCAGATTGCCGCCCAGGCCAACGCCAACGCGGCCGTGGCCGCCGCCGAGGGCGAGGCGCGGTCGATCCGCGCGAAATCGGAGGCCGAGGCCGCCGCGACGCGGGTCAAGGGCGAAGCCGAGGCGGATGCGATCCGCGCCCAGGCGGCGGCGCTGGGCGCCAGCCCGAACTATGTGACCTATACCCAGGCGCGGCGCTGGGACGGCAGGCTGCCGGCGACCATATTGGGGTCGCAACCCGTGCCGATGATGACGATGCCTGTGATGGGGCCCATGAACGGGCACTGA